A genomic segment from Motilibacter aurantiacus encodes:
- the rfbH gene encoding lipopolysaccharide biosynthesis protein RfbH, translating into MSQVPGPTTDEPEIDDLRSQILDLVRQFSERSLAPAEFVPGVSPVPVSGKVLRPDDFVSLVDSSLDGWLTAGRFHTDFERALARYVGVRHALMVNSGSSANLVALTTLTSPKVGPRHLKPGDEVLTVAMGFPTTVNPILQNGLRPVVVDVDLGTYDANADRLREAVGPRTKAIMMAHTLGNPFDLGVVRELCEQHDLWLIEDSCDALGGTYDGQRVGTFGDLATLSFYPAHHITTGEGGAVLIKKPSIKKVAESFRDWGRDCYCETGHDNTCMKRFGWQLGDLPFGYDHKYIYSHIGYNLKATDMQAALGVTQLTKVDEFVAARRHNFAHLTARLSDVEALILPQATPKSDPSWFGFPITLDPSAGIDRRDLLRFLDHRKIGTRLMFAGNLLRQPAYRNVDFRVVGELTNTDIVMEHTFWVGVYPGLTEPMLDFIADSIREFVADPARALKELDAA; encoded by the coding sequence ACAGTTCTCGGAGCGATCGCTCGCGCCGGCGGAGTTCGTGCCGGGCGTCTCCCCGGTCCCGGTGTCGGGCAAGGTGCTGCGCCCGGACGACTTCGTCTCCCTGGTCGACAGCTCGCTGGACGGCTGGCTGACCGCAGGCCGCTTCCACACCGACTTCGAGCGCGCCCTCGCGCGCTACGTCGGCGTCCGGCACGCGCTGATGGTCAACAGCGGCTCGTCCGCCAACCTCGTCGCGCTCACCACGCTGACCAGCCCCAAGGTCGGGCCGCGGCACCTCAAGCCCGGCGACGAGGTGCTGACCGTGGCCATGGGGTTCCCCACGACGGTCAACCCGATCCTGCAGAACGGGCTTCGACCGGTGGTCGTGGACGTCGACCTCGGGACGTACGACGCGAACGCCGACCGGTTGCGCGAGGCCGTCGGGCCGCGCACCAAGGCGATCATGATGGCGCACACGCTGGGCAACCCGTTCGACCTGGGTGTCGTCCGTGAGCTCTGCGAGCAGCACGACCTGTGGCTGATCGAGGACTCGTGCGACGCGCTCGGCGGCACCTACGACGGGCAGCGGGTCGGCACCTTCGGTGACCTGGCCACGCTCAGCTTCTACCCCGCGCACCACATCACCACGGGCGAGGGCGGCGCGGTCCTGATCAAGAAGCCCTCGATCAAGAAGGTCGCGGAGTCCTTCCGCGACTGGGGCCGGGACTGCTACTGCGAGACCGGCCACGACAACACCTGCATGAAGCGTTTCGGGTGGCAGCTCGGCGATCTGCCCTTCGGGTACGACCACAAGTACATCTACAGCCACATCGGCTACAACCTGAAGGCGACCGACATGCAGGCCGCGCTGGGGGTGACCCAGCTGACGAAGGTCGATGAGTTCGTGGCGGCGCGCCGCCACAACTTCGCCCACCTCACGGCGCGGCTCTCCGACGTCGAGGCCCTCATCCTGCCGCAGGCGACTCCCAAGTCCGACCCCAGCTGGTTCGGATTCCCGATCACTCTGGACCCCTCGGCCGGCATCGACCGCCGTGACCTGCTGCGCTTCCTGGACCACCGCAAGATCGGCACGCGGCTCATGTTCGCCGGCAACCTGCTGCGGCAGCCGGCCTACCGCAACGTCGACTTCCGCGTCGTCGGCGAGCTGACCAACACCGACATCGTCATGGAGCACACCTTCTGGGTGGGCGTCTACCCGGGCCTCACCGAGCCGATGCTCGACTTCATCGCGGACAGCATCCGCGAGTTCGTCGCCGACCCGGCTCGCGCGCTGAAGGAGCTCGACGCGGCCTGA